One part of the Rutidosis leptorrhynchoides isolate AG116_Rl617_1_P2 chromosome 1, CSIRO_AGI_Rlap_v1, whole genome shotgun sequence genome encodes these proteins:
- the LOC139876230 gene encoding uncharacterized protein, translating to MGSPLVFSLTPNPCRVFPTRFNQISLRHFNKHLVGQVPTTNNTFKTTLQSPLLTPTNLRAPSNKPHFTVKSSYSETTSPITNFENLVKKTVTELNPIRVLKWAVLGYVAVTSVKFGVNTLLSPFFWMYFSWTWVFWPWYIAIGIAIYGMYGFTKHIKGEASVFEQLAIVTSVFTWLTLVPPGYANGFLEGWPFVFFFVYHYFFFLNVSIRKRLYGDYYPREHDPKWDVSTPNWQRVLFCVGVMIGHWFAAFEAPQLHLIPGGWSNLGIWGLILSTVFLQYHSSLYLAKYSEKVVVPTAVVQFGPYRWVRHPIYASTGLLFLSYFIALRAPISSLFIVAVCLMYYEQKAKLEECLMIETFGDGYTDYMKKVRYKFIPFVY from the coding sequence ATGGGATCACCCCTTGTATTCTCCTTAACTCCAAATCCATGTCGTGTATTTCCTACAAGATTCAACCAGATTTCATTGAGACATTTCAACAAACACTTGGTGGGTCAGGTACCTACTACTAATAACACCTTCAAAACAACACTGCAGTCTCCACTTTTAACTCCTACAAATCTTAGGGCTCCAAGCAACAAGCCCCATTTCACTGTGAAGAGTTCATACTCTGAAACCACTAGCCCCATTACCAATTTCGAGAATTTAGTTAAAAAAACAGTTACTGAGTTAAACCCAATTAGGGTTTTAAAATGGGCGGTTTTAGGGTATGTTGCAGTTACATCTGTAAAATTTGGGGTTAATACTCTACTAAGTCCTTTCTTTTGGATGTATTTTAGTTGGACTTGGGTGTTTTGGCCTTGGTACATTGCTATTGGTATTGCTATATATGGTATGTATGGTTTTACTAAACATATAAAAGGTGAAGCTAGTGTATTTGAGCAACTTGCTATTGTAACATCTGTTTTTACATGGCTTACATTAGTCCCACCTGGTTATGCAAATGGGTTCTTAGAAGGATGGCCTTTTGTCTTCTTTTTTGTGTATCATTATTTCTTTTTCTTGAATGTTAGTATCCGTAAACGTTTGTACGGCGACTATTATCCTCGTGAACATGATCCTAAGTGGGATGTTAGTACTCCGAATTGGCAGCGTGTTTTATTTTGTGTTGGAGTTATGATTGGGCACTGGTTTGCAGCATTCGAAGCACCACAGCTACACTTAATCCCTGGAGGTTGGAGTAATTTAGGGATTTGGGGGTTGATATTGTCGACTGTGTTTTTGCAGTATCATTCCTCATTGTATCTTGCGAAGTATTCGGAGAAAGTTGTGGTGCCAACTGCTGTTGTGCAGTTTGGGCCGTATCGTTGGGTCAGGCACCCGATATATGCTTCCACGGGGCTTCTGTTTTTGAGTTATTTCATTGCACTACGGGCGCCAATCAGTTCACTTTTTATTGTTGCAGTTTGTTTGATGTACTATGAACAGAAGGCGAAACTAGAGGAGTGTTTGATGATAGAGACTTTTGGAGACGGGTACACGGATTACATGAAAAAAGTTCGGTACAAGTTTATCCCATTTGTCTATTAA